CTTATTAGCACATATCTGCGTTACCCTGGTCTTGTTTACTTACGGAACAACCAGCCAATTCATTGGCCTTGCCGTCGTGCGCCTGGTCGTAGCTGGTCTGTCCGTCGCCCATCATAGCCATGACGTAAGGGAACGAGGTGCCGGGACGGTTGTTCTTGTATGTGTCGAAAAAGATACCGAGACCCTCGAAGTTATCCGTTGATCCAAAGACGGGACCTTGCGTGGCGCGCTGCTTGGTGAGCCACATGGCAAAGCCATCGCCGTGCAGATTACCATTTCCATGAATCTTGAATTCGACCTCGATCTACACACATGTTAGAACCGATTCTCCTCCACTATACTGACGGGAAGAACTAACCTCCCAGTTTGTCGCAGTAAGGGGAACACGGGAGAAGATCCAGCCCTGCTGCGAGGGTCGATCGGCCGTAAGACGGATGTATCTGCCATTGTTCAGCCCTTGCTCCTTTGAGGCCGCATTGTGGGTGGGGTGAAGTACTTGTCTGCGCGGATTATCGTGTCACCACCAAAATCGAACCAGCGGCTTTGGAAGTCTGAATCCAGGTATGGCTGTCAACGCGTTAACAGGGCTGTGTCTAGAGCGCGGAAATCGAGCCAGCCGAAATTGATGTGAATGAGTTATAGGATGGGACCCACCGGAGCGAGACTGTGAGTGCGAAGCTATTGACCCGGTTAGTTAGTGCGCGATCGTCATACGGTCGACTGGGTGTGCGGGCGTACTGGGATGCTCTTGATGTTCTCGTCGCCGTCGTAAGCATTGGCCACTGGCATAGTCGCCAGGCCAGCAAGACacagcagagaagagagccGCGGGAGCAGCATTGTGAGGCAGGAATTGGTAATGAGCTTTAACAAGTTGCAGATATAAGCTACCGTGAAAGCAAGTAGGTTCTGATAGTTATGAACGACAGACTGCAGCTAACGGAATTGGGTTCCTCTCCACCAGCAAGGCGTAGTTGAATGTCACCGGGACATACACAAGCTCCAAACTCAATTGCAAGAGACGGAGGACAAGGTCAATCAAACGGTAGGTCGACGACCGGAGAATAATAGAGAGGAATGTCAAAAGAGAACGAAGGAGTGAAGAACGAAATGGAAGAAGGGCGGTGCCGAAGCAAACTGTCAGAAGGGAATACTATGTAGACTTGTCAGAGATCGACGTCAGTAAACATGCAAACAAGTGTCCACATCGCAACTGTGGCGCAGTCCGCCCCGGCGGACATGTGTGCACCAGCCACAGGTCGGCCATCGCCCGCGGACTTGAGGTTCAGATCCTGTGACCGGCCCGTGACCTCAACAATTACTGTATCGTTGATTTGCCTTCCCTGCAAAACACATAACTCCGCCTCCATTCCCTTCATCTCACATCTCTACACATCAGCACAATGGCTCTGTTCGGTTCCGGCTCCACCAATGCTGCTTCCAACCCGCAGGAGGTCAAGACTGCCATCATCAAGCAGCTCCAGCAAGAGGCTGCCATGGCCAATGCTCGGAATTTGATCGGAGTATGTCCAAATTCTACTGTGCGCCCAGCGTCTAGTTTCTGACAACAGTATAGAAAGTGAATGAGCACTGCTTCGACGCCTGCATTCCCGCCCCCGGCTCGtccatcacctccaaggaAGAGGCTTGCCTCTCTCAGTGCATGGAGAAGTACATCTCTTTTTGGAATACCGCCAGCCGTACCTACGTCTCTCGTGTCTCCCGCGAAAGCAAGCGTCTTGGTGGTGCTGAGAACCTTGCCATGATGGCCACCCCTACCGACACCAGTCTGTAAATTAGCGTCGGAGTTATAGGCAATTGGAAGCATTCTATAGATGGTAATCGGAAGCGCGATCGGTTTCTCAAATTTCTTATGGGCGTCAGCTTGCGTCTCCCGCAAAATTTTATATcaccttttctctcctttcatGAATTGGGGAATGTATTGTTGGAATGGTGTACGATAACGGCACACGCTTTTGGGAAGATGGGGTGTCTCCTATTGGACGAGTTGAATGGCAACGGCAACGGATCTGTGATGGCAGACAGGCGTCCACGGGCAGCCTGTCTGAAGCATACTGGGAGATGCGGTATGCACAGATCCATAGCCTACTTTTATTGCATTTGAAAGATATGTACATTATACAGGtctccaaaaaaaaaaaaaaaaaaaaaaaaaaaaaaaagaaaagaaaagaaatgaacGAAGCAACCAAGTAGCATCCCAATACTTGCAACTATTATAAAACCACGACGCGAGAACCAAAACAGTCCAATCGATGCAAACGATCGACTTGGCGGAAGACCCCGGAGTGGAACCAACCCCGGAAGCACTTGATCCTTACTTAAAACCAAACACACAAGTACTGGAGATTCAGTTGCCTCGATGCTCGTAAAAGCGATCCATATCAATGGAGGCCGAGGTTCGTGGAATGCGGAAGCGCGGGAAAGCCCGCGCCAGATATACAAAAGTTAAATGCTCCAAAAAACGATGAAACAGAGAAATCCAAAGGTCAAGTCGGCCAGCGATTATCCAGACAATCGAACCGATCGAGAAGACAATGTGTAAAAGTAATAGCATGGTTGTTTTTCACTGCTGCTATTTCTGTGGCCCAGTCAACCGGGCTATAAGATAAGGCATCACTTCCATGTCTTTGCATAGAGGTAGTCCATTGCCTTTACTCTAGACAGCTATGGTGAAATGATCATTTCATCATGACTCGTAGAAAAAGTTAGAAGTCGGGGAACAAATGGCCGTGACTAAAGTAAGTTGGGATCGTCAGTAATGCGGAAGAAAATATACCGAGCAGGTTGCACATACATGTCCTCGCCACTTTGACCGTAggcttcctgttcttccgGGTAGCGGTCATACTGGCTTGCATCGCCTTGTCCTCCCCGAATCGGTGGTACATAGGGAGCATCGATGTCTTTCCTGGCCAGCCGGTCCCAGGTGACTTCGGCGAACCACGGATGATTCTTGACGTCTTCCGGACCACCATGCAAGTTGCCCAGGCGCTTGGTTAGGTCTGCTGTGATCAGTTGGGAAAGTAGATCCACAGCATCTGGGTGCAGGTAAGGTGGGTATTTTACCCGACCCCGGAGGATGTTCTCATAGATCTTGACCGGCGATCCGCTGTCCCAGAAGGGTGTGAAGCCACACAGCATTTCGAAGATCAGGATTCCAAGGGACCACCTTCACCATGTCAGTGGAATCCCCTATAGGAGCGCAACCAGGATATGATCGGAAAGCAAGACTTACCAGTCCACCGACTTGTTGTAACCCTTGGATGAAACAACCTCGGGAGCCAAATAATCGGGCGTGCCACACAGGGTCCAGGTGATATCGGGCACCTCCTTCGCAAAACCAAAGTCGGTGATCTTCAGGTGGCCATGCCGGTCGAGAAGTAAGTTCTCCGGCTTCAGATCTCGATAGATAATCTGATGAGAGTGCAGATACTCCAGCGCAAGAGTGACTTCCGCGGCGTAGAACTTGGCCACGGGGTTAGGGAATCGCTAGACGGGGACCCCCCGGGTCAGCGTACAGGTTCGTAGCAACGAAGACGGGGAGGATCACCCACCTGAGACTTGCGAAGCAGACTGAAGAGTTCACCTCCCTCAACAAAATCCATGACCATGTACAGATTTCGCGAATCCTGCCATGTGCCCCATAGGGTGATCAAGAACGGATGCCTGACGCGATTGAGCATTCGTCGCTCGTCATTAGTATGCTCAATCTGCTTCATCTTGACCACCTGGGCCTTCTTCAGAACTTTGACGGCATAGAAGCGGTGGTTGTGCTTGGACTGCACGAGATGGACTCGACCAAAGCTACCGGTGCCCAATGTGCGCTGGAGGCTGAAATCCTCGAGAGAGTACTTGCCCTTGGTGGTTCGGGTCTGCGATTGTTGAGAACCTCCGCCGACCGACTGGCCGCTCTGATGGGATGAATGAATTATGTTCTGTATACTGGCGACATTATGGGAGTTGGTGTGGTGGTGACCATGGTGATGGTGGGCCGGGGGAGATTGCGTCACGGCGGATTGCATGGAGGATGGTTGACCCTCGGGGTGGCTTTGATTAGTGCCTGAAGAGCAATTGTGATGATCGTGGGACGATTGGTGAGGTTGCGCAGAGGTATAAGCAACGTCCGGGGAGGTGGCAGTAGGAGTGGGATGGGATTGGTGGCTGTGGTGATGCTGGTTTGGTGACGTCTGCGTCTGGGCCGCTGTGGGTGACGAACCggcttcaagctctttgcTGAGGGTCTGCGAATCCTTGGTCCGCCGTTTCTTCAATAAGCCTCCTAAGCTCGGCATGGAGAACTAAAATTGAAAATATTACCTGACTGTGAGATcaggaaaaataaaaatgggGTAAAGGGttcaaggaaaaagaaaaaaaagaaaaagaaaaagaaaaagaaagaaggaaacaaaataaaCCCTCCAAAATGCAGATTGGGTTTTTGTAAGATTCACGCGAAATGGGTAAAGAAAGAGGGTTCAAAAATTAAAGCTCAACCCCTCTTTCGaatcttcctttttttttgcttccctgcgaaggagggggaaaacCGCCAGCAACGAAACGTTAcgcctctttcttttgtacCGTTCCGAGCAGCGGATACAACGGGCAGGGAACTTCGCCGTAGCCACCGAGAAGCGGTCAACCCCAAGCTTTGCAATTGGAATTCAAAACAAATTTCAAGATGAACTCGTGTCAAACGGCTCTAGTGGTTGTGTTTCGTCGTTTTCCTCCGTTAGTTGATTTGCTTTTTATCGTTCAAACCCGGTGAAACTTTCGGCCAAGACAACGATAATCGAGAGAGGGGAAATTGAAACGTCAACGTTCCGTAGGGGAAAAGAGTAAGAGTAACGATTCGAGATGCAGTTAATTTAGTTTGGTTGTTTGGGCGGAGAGGAAAATTGACCCAGAAGAGCAAAGCGCggggggaggggagattTTAATTTATCGGCAGTgtttgtctgtctgtctcctcttctctctctcactctacttctctttctctcacTCTCTCTCTATACCTAATCCGTAGCTACTTACATACAGACCCCAACATCAGCGGTGTTTTACTATCACGATTTATGCATTGTAAACACCCATGACAAAATATCACCTCTTGACTATGAGAAAAGCAAATCTCAGTCAGCCCCgcttttttgctttctatTAAGAATAGAGGAatcttttttaaaaaacCAATaataggaaaagaagggaaaagaaacccCTCCCAGTAGACGGATGTTTCATCAACAATCCAAAAATGCGCGTATTAGCTGTCGAAGATCACGACACCCGGCATGAATGACCACTCGGAAGAGATCCACTGAACGCAGCGTTCCCTCTGTCCGAGGTCATTCATATCCATCCTCACCTCACGAACCGAAGTCGAAGTCAAATAATAGACATAGAATCATCGATACCAGAGATCATGAATCATCAAGATCACTGTGGATAAGAGAGACCCTCAAGCTTTCCGCTCCCCGGCCCTATGAGATCACCACTTTATCATACCCCGACGAAGTAAATCGACAGAGTATATCTCCTCCTAATAGTCCTCGTGTCGCATCAAACCGTGAAACGGTCTGGAACTGCCCGTCTTTTTCGATACCTAATTCATGGTCagaccatatcctcctccatctAACCTAGTATCTCTCTCCCCATCAGTCCATCAGATACCACAAATTGGGCACCGTTCAGGAAGTACTAACCAGACAGGATTAGTCCTGCATCGTGACCTCATCATTCAAAGGCAAGTGGATCGGCGGAACGCCCCGCTCTTCGGAGATTTCCCTTCTCGGCCGTTTGCTCGATTAGTAGTGGGTTCGCCGGAGCTTCAGTAGTGTCCAAATGTCCACTAAGTACTTGGTAGTACCTccaaaaaatgaaataaGTCAGATATGGAGAAATTACTCAATATTGAATGTCGCCGCTGAACCAGCGTAATTCTTATGTTGAAGGAGCTATGAGAGGTTACGCCGGCACATCTAGAACTTGATCATGTCTGGGGGATTGCCTGTCTCTATGCAGCAAATGATATATCGTTCCACAATATCAATCGTCGTCTCGACGTCGTCCTTAGATTATCTCCGAACGAATTGGAACGAGGCTAAATCCGATAATGCGccatgttcttcttgatttcATCCACAATCTCCATCGCTTCCAGTGCGTTACGCGCCTCAAAGTCATATCGCTTCTGCTCGTTCGCATCGTTGCCGCGAAGCACAACCACGCGGAAGTTCTTGGGATGGCGACGGCTCACCTTGCATCCAACAACGTCGTTGAAACTAATCGACCGGGTCTTAGTGTCCGATCCAGTCTTCGCAGTA
The sequence above is a segment of the Aspergillus oryzae RIB40 DNA, chromosome 3 genome. Coding sequences within it:
- a CDS encoding legume-like lectin family protein (lectin VIP36, involved in the transport of glycoproteins carrying high mannose-type glycans), encoding MLLPRLSSLLCLAGLATMPVANAYDGDENIKSIPPYLDSDFQSRWFDFGGDTIIRADKYIRLTADRPSQQGWIFSRVPLTATNWEIEVEFKIHGNGNLHGDGFAMWLTKQRATQGPVFGSTDNFEGLGIFFDTYKNNRPGTSFPYVMAMMGDGQTSYDQAHDGKANELAGCSARGLRGASIPTKARLTYFQDKSLTLDLQYKSEDSWTNCFTLTAPETNIAIPSVAYLGFSGETGELSDNHDIVSVKSQNLYSVGPSSRSSRGPSADSGRVKKTKKRKGSWSGFLFKTVLFFVAVAGCYVGFTMYRNKQRYSRF
- the pkaC gene encoding cAMP-dependent protein kinase catalytic subunit pkaC (cAMP-dependent protein kinase catalytic subunit (PKA)), with product MPSLGGLLKKRRTKDSQTLSKELEAGSSPTAAQTQTSPNQHHHSHQSHPTPTATSPDVAYTSAQPHQSSHDHHNCSSGTNQSHPEGQPSSMQSAVTQSPPAHHHHGHHHTNSHNVASIQNIIHSSHQSGQSVGGGSQQSQTRTTKGKYSLEDFSLQRTLGTGSFGRVHLVQSKHNHRFYAVKVLKKAQVVKMKQIEHTNDERRMLNRVRHPFLITLWGTWQDSRNLYMVMDFVEGGELFSLLRKSQRFPNPVAKFYAAEVTLALEYLHSHQIIYRDLKPENLLLDRHGHLKITDFGFAKEVPDITWTLCGTPDYLAPEVVSSKGYNKSVDWWSLGILIFEMLCGFTPFWDSGSPVKIYENILRGRVKYPPYLHPDAVDLLSQLITADLTKRLGNLHGGPEDVKNHPWFAEVTWDRLARKDIDAPYVPPIRGGQGDASQYDRYPEEQEAYGQSGEDIHGHLFPDF